One Gossypium arboreum isolate Shixiya-1 chromosome 13, ASM2569848v2, whole genome shotgun sequence genomic window, TGATCACATTAATAAtgcaaatattttttataaaaattacaaataaatagATTTTTTTACTTCTTTTCAACAATTATATATTTTTCCATTGCAATTTTtaccattttcttttatttttaattgatttgGACAACAAAgtaacaaaatattttattattaacttaTTATGCACCCATTCAGTTACATGCTTTTCTTGACCTTTTTTCCTCCTAATGTATCCGGACTGTGGTccttgttattttaaaattatttcaaaatgaTCCCTTATTATGTCAATAAAGTGTGTTGGTAATTCTTAGAACCAATTTGGAATTTACATCCTTCTTTCCACAAGGCTAAATATTTAACTTTTAGGGTgggtttggatgggcggtgcgtTTATCTGCGATTATTGTAAAAACAACGATGGCaatgagattagatactgtagtaATATTGTAGCAtaagacaaaaagtaagctaaacgcacTGCACCGCACCCACCGCCATCCAAACTGACCCTTAAtctctatttaaaaataaaaatttaatgttgGTGAGAAGGTATAAAATTATCATAAGTAATttaatatataagagtttggaaggaaagagaaaataaatagagtaatatatataacatatagtTTGGAGAAGAAACCTAAAATTAAAACTTAAGAGATAATTTGGAGAacaacattaaaattaaaattaaaacttagAAACCAAACATTACATATATAGTTTGGACAACAACATTAAACTTTAAATCAAAGCCTAACCTATATAGTTAGGAGAgcaacattaaaattaaaataaactaaacaTTCCTTGATTTCTTAGGGGGACTAGGGGGGTCGTGAAACATATTAAGAAGATGATTAGAGGTCTTGCAATTGGCACACTTAGGGTTGATTTCACATGCCATCACATACATTAAACGAGTACAAGCCATCACAACAAGTGACGATCCCTCTGCTCTTGAGTAGTTGAACTCAATTTCATCACCAGAAGAATCTTGTTGATTTAGAAGCATGTGTGATGTTTCCGATAGCGATGCCGATGAGATCTTTGGACATCGGTTAATAGATAAAGGATCTTTCAGGGGCAAACCTATCAAAGTTAACTCATAATTCAAATCTAtgctttttctatttttttctccGACGATTTCAGTCAAACTTGTCTTCCAAGCATCTCCTTGACAATATTCcttaaaaaagacaaaaaaaaaaaaaaaccacagaAACATAAAAAGCTGATAAATTGAAACGAATTTCTTTGTTAAGAGTATCGTCAAATTTCGCTTgatttgaattatttatttagaCTTGCACGGACTACTCGAAGACTCTTAACAAAACAATGGTTCAAATTAATAAATTTGACATGAATAATCTACCATATAAAGAATACATACATAAGGAATTTAAATCAGCTAATAGTTTATCTCATTATGCTTTGCACTTTGATTAATGTTAGAGCAATTCTTCATAAAGATGAGAGAAATATTGCTAGATCTAACATCATCCatttacaatgcttcatcagagtcaGTATTTATAAGCATAAGAAGTAtgaaagaagtagagatctaattctaataactattagaactTAAAGTGATCATGATAAACATCAACTTAATACGATATTCATAACAATTTTTTTTACTTCTtttcaataattatatatttttcaattgcTTTTTTATTATTaccattttccttttatttttaattgatttggataaaaataaataaaaaaatttattattaacttaTTATACACCCATTCAGTTACGTGCTTTTCTTTAACCTTTTTCCTCCTAACGTATCCGGACTCTGGTCCttgttattttaaatttatttcaaaatcatcCCTTATTATTTCAATAAAGTATGTTGGTAATAGTTAGaaccaatttggcatttacaTCTTCTTTTTTTTCGAAGTCTAAATTAATAAACTTTTAATCCTctatataaaattatcataaataaACAAGATTTTGGAAGAAAGGAGAAGATAAATAGAGTAATATATAACATATAGCTTGGAgagcaaaattaaaattaaaacttaagAGATAATTTGGAGAAcaacattattattaaatttaaaacttagaAACCAAACATTACATATATAGATTGGACAACAACATTAAACTTAAACTTAAAACCTAACCTATATAGTTAGGAGAacaacattaaaattaaaataaactaaacaTTCTTTGACTTCTTAGGGGTTCTGAGGGGGGTCGCGAAATATATCGAGAAGATGATCAGAGGTCTTGCAATTGGCACACTTAGGGTTGACTTCACATGCCATCACATAAATTAAACAACGAGTACAAGCCATCACAACAAGTGATGGTTCCTCTGCCATTGGGAAGTTGAACTCAATTTCTTCACCAGAAAAGTCTTGTTGATTAAGAAGCATGCGTGACATTTCTGATAGCGATGCCGATGAGATCTCCTGACATCGGTTAGTAGATAAAGGATCTTTCGGAGGTAGACCTATCGGAGTTATCTTAGAATTCAAATCTatgatttttcctttttcttctttgacAGTTTCGGTCAAACTTATCTTCCGAGCATCTCCCTGACGATATTCCTTAAAAACGTCCAAAAAAGCCACAGAAACATAAAAAGctgataaattgaaatgaattccTTTATTAAGAGTATCATCAGATTTCGCCCgattttaatcatttatttagACTTGCACGGACTTACTCAGAGTCTtaacaaaagaagaagaaaaggttcGGATTAATAATTTTGACATGAATAATCTACCATATAAAGGACAAATACATGAGGAATTTAAATCGGCTAATACTTTACCTCATCATGCTTTACACTTTGATTAATGTTAGAGC contains:
- the LOC108463597 gene encoding uncharacterized protein LOC108463597, translating into MASKIPKIKQESPMDDVRFSNTSLISNATVSMKNCSNINQSVKHDEEYRQGDARKISLTETVKEEKGKIIDLNSKITPIGLPPKDPLSTNRCQEISSASLSEMSRMLLNQQDFSGEEIEFNFPMAEEPSLVVMACTRCLIYVMACEVNPKCANCKTSDHLLDIFRDPPQNP